The nucleotide window ATGAAAGCAGTAACACAAGTTAGATTatgcatatatacatacatttgaTTTTCTTTCTATAATGGAAAGTGGAGTTAAACTTACCAGACTGATGCAACCCCTCTGATAAGCCACCGCATCCTGCAAAAATGTCCAAGGTTGCTAAACGTTTTTCATTTGATGTTTTTCTTTCGGGATCAGGCTCTGAAATGTTATCTCCCTCTTTAcattttccctttttctttctaGCTGCAGCATCAGCTGTGTGTCCAGTAGAATATTTTACTTTGATATGTGCTGGCAACTGTCaagcaaatgaaaaataaaatacttattcAGTGTAAATCATATATGATCCTTATACTTGCATCATAATGTTGAATTGGCATCATGAAATTAATAGTTATAGCAATATTAATACAAAACATGATATATTATTCCATCTGCGTAATACCAACAATAACAGTAGCCTAAAAATTAATCAACACTAAACTATACTAAATGAAATAACTGATTGAAGTTTAACTGAAAAGATAATGGCAGCAAAGCTATCGACATAGAATACAAGGTTTAAAATTTGAGTATTTagatttgaatttcatccaCTAATAGGGTAGAGTTTTACACCATCAGTAAACCACATATGCATGACATTGGCAACACACGTCTCAAAGAGCTGACgtttaatacaaataaaaaaaccttGGCTGCTACAATGTGGCACTTCTCTGTTTACTTGgtatgaaaatattttacattattaGTGGATTAAATCAAACTCTATTAAGAAGTTTGTATAGAATTTAGAATGCAGATACAATGAGATGAGACAACAAGATCAAGCTAAGCCTTGATTTCGTCAGTGTAACACAGTAAAATAAATCAGTAGCAGGTTAAATAATACAAAGTCAAATACactacttcaaaataaaaagtataaaaacttCATAAAACAGAAAACGCCAATGCTTTTACAGATTTATCTGAGGATAAACAAGCATATAATAAAGTTATAACAGGGTCAAAAATACACTACCTTCTTGAGTGCTCCAGTGGCAGGATCATACAAGAGCTcacaaaaaaagatattatggaAGATTCCGGGGGCACATCCTTCAGGGACGTCAATCTTTTTCCTGACTTCACATTTACCTTCTATGGATTGTACAGATATTGTACATGCTTCGTCACTGTAATACACCTAAAAGCACAAATCAAGATATCTGAGTCAATATAAACAGTTGCACAGAGACAATGAACAACAAAATGAACACATAAAGATCAGGTCACTTATCAAAGTCAATTCAGAACAAGTATAAATGACTTagtaccaaaaaaagaaaaatcatgaaGTTATAATAACTTGTATGTAACTTTTTACCTCTTGCACATCAGAACAGTATGCCTTCTCACTTGATACATCTTCCGGTCGGAAGAACCTTCTTACTTTGATATCTGTAGATTTTATTTCAGCTTGTTTTGTTTCCTTCTTTGCAATGATCTCAAGCACTTGGCATATAACATAAGCTCTCAGCCCTACATTCCTCCCACTCTTATGAGTTCCCTGCTCTATTTTTTCCTCAAATTCAAAAGGACTGACATAAACATAGTCATTGAGAGAATATTCAGTTCCCTCCAATACAAAACTAGACTTGGatgaatttattttgaaaacgtCCTTCTCCTCTTCGGCTTCCTGTAACTGGCAAGATTGACAAACGCCAGACCCTAGACCAAGTGTATCAAACGGAAGGCTAAAGAAAGCACCTCTTTCAGGCCAATACAAGCTTTTACAGTAATATTCAGTAGGCAGtcctttctttttactttcttctGCTCTTTCCCTGTCGATTTTATCTGCAATGATGGTATTCTTTCGATGTTGATGCCCCCAAGGTGTTTTTCGGATGCTTGCAACATTTATCTGCTTAACATTCTGCAGTCCCAAATCCCTGCACTCATTAGTCAAAAACACCTCCCTCTCGTTAGCTGCATTGCCAAGAACGGTCTGACAACCATGCTGCATCATCCTACCGTGAAACATTTTTTTCCCACCCTTCGATTCAAACATATATTCAACGTAATATATATCAGGAAGTTCATCCGATTCATCTACTTCGACTGACACAGATGTTCCAATAGAAACAACTTCACCATGAATAATTGCCTGCTTATAAAGAAGCAATCCAGAACTGGTCTTCCCTTCAGGACCCCCTTCCCATCTAATTTCTCCATCATCAGAAAACGCTTTAGTTTGTTTGGAAACTGAGTGTGGCTTTTGCATTCCCTCCAACAGTACTGTCTCCACCTCCGCATCCTCATCATCATTCTCTTCCTGTTCCTGTTCCTCcgcttcatcatcatcatcctttaCTTCACTAGCAATTACCTCTTTTGAATCCTCCGGCAAGTGGTTTGAGTAATACTCTCCCCATATTTTGTTTATCAGCTTCGTTGTTGTTGCTTGCATAGCTTTTCTTTTGGATACAACAGGGGCCATTGCTGCCCTGGGATTTAAATTTGGCTCACTCCTTGGCaacactttcttcttcttcatcaaccaTTTGGTATGGTGCCGCGCTTCCATTTTGCTCGTAAGACCGGCCACAAAAGGACACTTCCTGATCTTCTCATCTGGAAATTCTGCAAACAGTTGCAGAATTATCTGTCCGTGGACAACAACATATCTCTCCACAGCCAATGGATCAGAAGAAATGTATGACTTATTGTCTTGACTGAACTCGGATACTTTTTTTATGACATCTCCGAAGGTAAGTCGTGATACACGGCTCTGCTCCTTCAACAATGTGATAATGCTTATAGCAATCCTTGCAGTTTTCAATACGGTGTCGTACCAAGGAGAGTACTGCTTTGATGGTTTGCCAAGTCTATACCTGAAAGAAATCAAGTATGGATGAATATTTTTCAAAGCAAAGTAGGacatttataacaaaaatattctaAGATTTGTGTAAATATGCACAGATATTTCACTAAGATGACCAGATTCATTGATGATAGTTTACAGGATTTACTTGCAATAGCTTTTTCTACAAAGGGATTATATACTTACAGTTTGATACTCAAGTAATCAAATGaattctcaaattttatttcatttcaaataaGATTGCTCTAAAGTATAAACATAACAGCCAAATTTTACTATCATACATTAACAtacagaaaagaaaagaaaaaatagatagCATTTAATTTATAGAAGAGGTACCATACCAGGCCATATCTGTTCGGATGGATATGAAAACCATAGACGACCCAAATTCAATCATCCATTCTTTTATAGCACTCAGATAAATTGGAATTCCATCGGTGGCCTGTTCTCCAGAAGCACTGGAAGATTGGCCAGCCTCTGTATCGAGATTGAACCCACTTCCATCATCTGAGGTCATTACACCTGATCCAAAGATTGTAACATCTATCTCTGAGCAAGGTTTCATAGGAAGAAGTTCCAAGGAAATCAATCTAGAATCAGAGTTGTATAAAGCCCAATTATGCAGCATGCTTCTAGGAAGATCTTCAGTGTCATACACATCATAGTCGTtatcaaaaacaataaattcatCTGTTTCTTGAAGAGAAGTTTTATAATAAGCAGGGAGAGGGTAATCATTTGCTATCTCATCttcattgattttgatataGAATTTGTTAGATGACGAGGATGATCTAGGGTTTTTCCTCTGCTTCTTTGATTTCCAGTACTCTTCTTCCTGCAACAGTCTTGCTAGCTTtgcatcttcatcttcttcatctacAGCCATCTGATCCTTCTTCTCTTCATCCCCGGTTCCCGAACCAATCCTTAAAGTTGCATTTGATGGCATCACTTGTGCATTTGcaaagtttgtttgtttcttgctCTCATCTCTAAGAGCAGCAAGAGCAGGAATCTCTGTGAACCCCTTGTCATTGGCCTTCAACGTCATGTCTAAACCAATGAGCTGCTTATAAATGAAATCGCCCTGAGAAATGATGAACTCCTTCAGAGATGCAGCTCCAGAAAAGTACTTGCTACCACTCATGGTCCGTGCCAGCCCAGCAAGTAACTCATCGAGACTGATGTCAGGGTCTCCACCAGCAGACTTTGTTAGCTTTTTATATACTTCAATGCAAGCACGAGCCTTTTCAAAGAATTGATCATAATACTTTTTGTAACTAGCAGCTGGTTTCAGGCAATCGTAATCAGCAATATCAGTAGAAATCCATATCACTGGAGCACCCTCTTCATAACCAGATATATCCCACGACTCAATTCGACCAAAGCCTTCACATCGGACGCCTTGCTCTTTTTTCTTGTCTGTACTTGCTTCCAGTGGCAATATAAGTCCAGTGATAAACAAATCATTGAGTTCAAGCATCTCAAGTTGCTGTGCTGCACCAGATTCATCATGAAGGATAAAGTCTGTGAGTCTTCTATTTGGGCGGCCATCCTCCTGTCCAGCAGTCATGCGGACAGCAAGAAATTCTTCTTCTACAACCTGATCCTTCTTTGTTTCAATAAGATCAGACTTATCAGATTTAGAAAAAGACTTCTCCTTCAAATTTTTACTTGCTGCACTCGCTGATCGTTTGGGCATTTTACGAGTAGGAGCAGGCTGCTCATTGCTCTCTGACAAACTTCGCTTCTTTTGCTTGCCACCAGCCATATCTTCCTCTTCAGTGTTTGAAACAACAGGGTCCTCTTTACTCGTGCTGTCCTTAACACCTATTTTGAACaataagggaaaaaaattacatatttgaTAACAAAACCAAGGAAAGTAATGTAAAGGCGACACAGGGTATCGGAGCAGAGCGTGAAATATAAATAAGGGATTTATAAGCATCATAATCATCCACATTGCCTGAAAAATAGGACAAAAAGGGAAAGGAAATAGAACATCGcaaaatcaaatctaaaataaaaatacacgaGAAATGAGCAAGGAAATAAACAGGGATATATCTGATGATCTGAAGGTAGAACAAGTATCTATAAAATTTCTTTCCTCGGATATTTTTCACATGGCAAAAATAAGATTAATAGTAGTAAatacagaagaaaaaaactgtGATTAATTCAAAGGGTAAGAAATGGGGAATAGAAGGGGGAAAATTATTAGCACAGCTCGACACAAGGGCAAGGGGGAAAAAAAGATAGACACCCATTAAAAGATATAAATGAGTGTAATTTTTACATATGCCTGATTAATTGAGAATCACACAAATCAATagcaattaatttaattaaacctCACATTTATTGGGGTGTATTGGGAGCTAAAACCAATTTTAACTCTATGCAAACATCAGATAGATTTCCAAAGGATTTTATCTGTTTTTGCTCTGTTTCCTTCTTactgttaaaaaattcaaagtaaaaAATCTACATAGAATGTGAAGTTTAATTGCTATTTTTCTATGGATCACAATGCATTGCTAACATCTTGTAATTAACCCTAGCAGTATTGCATTAATGAGCACACATTAGTTCCACAACCTACCACTGCTgcaaaattttaattgaaaaatttaaagtgCCAAAACAGAACAGTGAATCACTTATTAGTTAACCAACCAATAAGCTTGGTCACCAATGCTCATAAGtgcatcaaacaaaaataaacaattcaTTCAAGTCATAGAACATATTAAATACAGCACAAAACTcaaattaatacaaaatttcaaacaaatcTATTACGTGATTTGATTAGGAAAAAGTACTAATTCTGAAAGTGCTATTGTTTCCTTCACCGGAATcacaacataaaaaatttacCTAAATTCCAAGATAGTGCAAATCCACTACTGCTGATCTGGTTTACGGTTGAACATTCCAAAGCATACACGATCAGTCAAtctgtttgttttgtttacaGTTGAAACATTTGATCCCAGAGAAACTAAGGGTCTCTTTAGATATAGATTGCTTTTGGATCAATGTATGCTTGAagattttcaacattaaaccaAATCTAACCTTAGGTTTTCTGAAAGATCTTCGGgatgaaaaaaaactaaaaaaattatgcccAAGGTTCCAATATATCAATAAACAGTGTTAGGGCACCAAAACCAAAGTTCCGACCTTGAGTCCGCTGCACTGTTTTCCCAAGGTAAATTCCGATTACCCCATTCTCCTCAACACCTAAACCGCCTTTTAACTAAAGACAAAAGGGTGAGGGCTTACACAAGATCCAAATCGGATAATACCTCAGACAAACGATGAGTCAGACTTCAGATCGGAACAACATccaaaaaccacaaaaattGAAATCTTTAACACAAAAATCCTTCATAAACGTAAATGGGTATGAAcagattcaaataaaaaatcaacgataAACTTTCAAACATCATCAAAAACACACAAGGGTATCACcagattcaaataaaaaatccgTAAATCATCAATAAGCCTTCAAACATCGTCAAAAACCACACATGCGCACACACACTAACCcataaaatgagaaaaaaaattacacaacgaaaaaatcaaatctttaacACATAAATCATGAGAAAACGTAAAAGGGTATCAgaatattcaattaaaaaaacaaaaatcaacaataaacCTTCAATAAtccaacacaaaaacaaaaaaaaaaaaccattgaaTCGGAACAAATAAACACAACCCAAAAGCACTAAACAAGTTTAATATACCTGCAAAATCAAAAACCAAAGCGAAATTGCAAGATTGAGGCGTAAAACAATGAGATGAATAAAACCCTAGAAAAAAGGGGTGTATTTATATTACCAGGATCTGAAGAATTGAGAAGAGAAGCGGAACCCATTAGTTGAATGATTTTCCTTATATGCAAAACGCGAAATTTTGACGAATCGATGTGAATTTTGATGAATCGTTATGTTGTAGATGGGAAAGAAAGTGAGGGTTTTGTGAAATGGTGTAATGCATTTGGCGGGGGATGAATTTTTGGGTATAGGGCTTTTCGCGCCTTCTTCTTACAATTTTCATTTGGGAAATgtataactttatttttaacGAGTAGCCAAACAAGTTCTTAATTGTGCACTTTGTTGGTTAAATTAGTCTATGATATTAAACTATtttgttaatattgtcatattaatcatttaatatacttacttattatcatatcagtccttataaatatctaattattgtcattttagtctctataTAAAAAGATTTATTGTGAGTATTGAGATTTGAGATGTTATTTTAGCGTTACgaactattttgactaacaaagtatataatcaaatattatttgcaattttgataCGTTGAGGGTCTACTCTAACTACTTGTTACAcatttagggaccaaaatgattattacgccttttatttttaaccaaatatTATCTTCATGCAGTTGCGTAAACTGATCTCTCCAGTCGAATAGGATTGTAATGGATGGTAAAACTTTATCTTAAAAGACTTAGCAATATGTGTTTTTGTAGTTGGATTCGAATCTAAGAGCGAATTTCTTacatttttcatctttatttattttttaattggatATCATCTACGCGTAACTGTATCGACTGATTTTTTGTGTCGGGTAAGACCACAAATggatggtaaaaaaaattatagtaaattTTAGCATTGTCGTATTTCTAGAGTTtaagtttattaatttaaaaagtcttacatttttttttaaggaaaaaaaatcaacttctcTTGAAAGTGCATGATAGCTTctcttgcatttttttcttgtgTTAAAACTTCGGTTCATAGGAATCGAACTTAATTAGGTACTCCTAACCAATTTGTATTTGGCGGAGCTTGTTACCACTTGAGTCAAAGTGCTTTATTAGCttcttttatactttttttaagagGTATAGCTTCTTTTATATGATAATAATC belongs to Medicago truncatula cultivar Jemalong A17 chromosome 6, MtrunA17r5.0-ANR, whole genome shotgun sequence and includes:
- the LOC11408961 gene encoding DNA (cytosine-5)-methyltransferase 1, with the translated sequence MGSASLLNSSDPGVKDSTSKEDPVVSNTEEEDMAGGKQKKRSLSESNEQPAPTRKMPKRSASAASKNLKEKSFSKSDKSDLIETKKDQVVEEEFLAVRMTAGQEDGRPNRRLTDFILHDESGAAQQLEMLELNDLFITGLILPLEASTDKKKEQGVRCEGFGRIESWDISGYEEGAPVIWISTDIADYDCLKPAASYKKYYDQFFEKARACIEVYKKLTKSAGGDPDISLDELLAGLARTMSGSKYFSGAASLKEFIISQGDFIYKQLIGLDMTLKANDKGFTEIPALAALRDESKKQTNFANAQVMPSNATLRIGSGTGDEEKKDQMAVDEEDEDAKLARLLQEEEYWKSKKQRKNPRSSSSSNKFYIKINEDEIANDYPLPAYYKTSLQETDEFIVFDNDYDVYDTEDLPRSMLHNWALYNSDSRLISLELLPMKPCSEIDVTIFGSGVMTSDDGSGFNLDTEAGQSSSASGEQATDGIPIYLSAIKEWMIEFGSSMVFISIRTDMAWYRLGKPSKQYSPWYDTVLKTARIAISIITLLKEQSRVSRLTFGDVIKKVSEFSQDNKSYISSDPLAVERYVVVHGQIILQLFAEFPDEKIRKCPFVAGLTSKMEARHHTKWLMKKKKVLPRSEPNLNPRAAMAPVVSKRKAMQATTTKLINKIWGEYYSNHLPEDSKEVIASEVKDDDDEAEEQEQEENDDEDAEVETVLLEGMQKPHSVSKQTKAFSDDGEIRWEGGPEGKTSSGLLLYKQAIIHGEVVSIGTSVSVEVDESDELPDIYYVEYMFESKGGKKMFHGRMMQHGCQTVLGNAANEREVFLTNECRDLGLQNVKQINVASIRKTPWGHQHRKNTIIADKIDRERAEESKKKGLPTEYYCKSLYWPERGAFFSLPFDTLGLGSGVCQSCQLQEAEEEKDVFKINSSKSSFVLEGTEYSLNDYVYVSPFEFEEKIEQGTHKSGRNVGLRAYVICQVLEIIAKKETKQAEIKSTDIKVRRFFRPEDVSSEKAYCSDVQEVYYSDEACTISVQSIEGKCEVRKKIDVPEGCAPGIFHNIFFCELLYDPATGALKKLPAHIKVKYSTGHTADAAARKKKGKCKEGDNISEPDPERKTSNEKRLATLDIFAGCGGLSEGLHQSGVSSTKWAIEYEEPAGNAFKANHPEALVFINNCNVILRAIMEKCGDIDDCITTTEAAELASKLDEKDLSNLPLPGQVDFINGGPPCQGFSGMNRFNTSTWSKVQCEMILAFLSFADYFRPRYFLLENVRNFVSFNKGQTFRLTLASLLEMGYQVRFGILEAGAFGVSQSRKRAFIWAASPEDVLPEWPEPMHVFSAPELKITLSENVQYAAVRSTANGAPLRAITVRDTIGELPVVGNGASRTNMEYQSDPVSWFQKKIRGNMAVLTDHISKEMNELNLIRCQKIPKRPGCDWRDLPEEKIKLSSGQLVDLIPWCLPNTAKRHNQWKGLFGRLDWQGNFPTSITDPQPMGKVGMCFHPDQDRILTVRECARSQGFPDRYQFYGNIIHKHRQIGNAVPPPLAFALGTKLKEAVDSKSSKLS